From Camelina sativa cultivar DH55 chromosome 7, Cs, whole genome shotgun sequence, one genomic window encodes:
- the LOC104703516 gene encoding cytochrome P450 705A5-like, translating to MEAIVSIDVQNCFILILLCLFSIFFYLLFFKKIKVDYNLPPSPPSLPIIGHLHHLLSLLAHKSFQKLSSKYGPLLYLRVFSVPIVLVSSPSIAYEIFGAQDVNVSTRNFPMHEGSLFFGSLGYVNAPYGEYWKSMKKLIVTKLLGPQALKRSLSVRAEELERFYLALLDKAMKKESVEIAEEAMKLINNTICKMIMGRSCSEENGEAERVRGLVTKSDALAKKLFLAAILPKPLKKIGISLCKKELMDVSGKFDEVLEEILLENKEKLEEHQQGSGMMDELLEAYGVENAEYKITRDHIKSFFVDLFIAGTDTSTHTIQWIMAEIVNNSYILERLREEIDSVVGKTRLIQETDLPNLPYLQATVKEGLRLHPPIPLVVRTFQERCKIGGFYVPEKTTLIVNAYAMMRDPEYWEYPQEFKPERFLASSRSSQKDEIRDEVLKYIPFGSGRRGCPGANLAYVSVGTAIGVMVQCFDWKIKGDKINMNESAGKIALTMAHPLKCTLVPRNPTPVPLTSSMQSPIS from the exons ATGGAAGCAATTGTAAGCATTGATGTTCAAAACTGCTTTATCTTGATCCTCCTATGCCTCTTCTCAATCTTCTTTtaccttctcttcttcaagaaaaTAAAGGTTGACTATAATCTGCCTCCTAGCCCTCCGTCTCTACCGATCATTGGCCATCTTCAccatctcctctctcttctaGCCCACAAGTCCTTCCAGAAACTCTCTTCCAAGTATGGACCTCTCCTCTATCTTCGCGTCTTTAGTGTCCCCATTGTTCTCGTCTCCTCTCCATCAATAGCCTATGAGATCTTTGGGGCACAAGATGTTAACGTTTCCACTCGCAACTTCCCTATGCACGAAGGGTCTCTCTTCTTCGGATCCTTAGGCTATGTTAACGCACCTTACGGAGAATACTGGAAGTCCATGAAGAAGCTCATCGTCACTAAGCTCCTTGGGCCTCAAGCACTCAAGAGGTCACTAAGTGTCCGTGCAGAGGAGTTAGAGCGATTTTACTTAGCCTTATTAGATAAGGCGATGAAGAAGGAGAGCGTTGAGATAGCCGAGGAAGCTATGAAGCTAATTAACAACACCATCTGCAAGATGATTATGGGGAGGAGTTGTTCGGAGGAGAACGGTGAAGCAGAGAGAGTCAGAGGCTTGGTGACCAAGTCAGATGCTTTGGCGAAGAAGCTTTTCTTGGCAGCCATCTTGCCCAAACCGCTTAAGAAGATTGGGATCTCACTGTGCAAAAAGGAGTTAATGGATGTTTCGGGCAAGTTTGACGAGGTGTTAGAGGAGATTCTTttggaaaacaaagagaaactaGAGGAGCATCAACAAGGTAGTGGCATGATGGATGAGCTGTTGGAAGCTTATGGAGTTGAAAACGCAGAGTATAAAATCACTAGAGACCATATCAAGTCTTTCTTTGTG GATCTTTTTATTGCAGGCACTGACACCTCCACGCACACTATACAATGGATCATGGCCGAGATCGTCAACAACTCCTACATTCTTGAGAGACTGAGAGAAGAAATTGATTCCGTTGTAGGGAAAACAAGGTTGATTCAAGAAACTGATCTACCGAACCTCCCTTATTTGCAAGCGACGGTCAAAGAAGGGCTAAGATTGCACCCACCCATCCCTCTTGTGGTAAGGACATTTCAAGAAAGGTGTAAGATTGGAGGCTTTTATGTACCGGAGAAGACAACACTTATTGTAAATGCTTATGCTATGATGAGAGATCCCGAGTACTGGGAATATCCTCAAGAATTTAAGCCTGAGAGGTTTCTAGCTTCTTCAAGATCAAGCCAAAAAGATGAGATAAGAGACGAAGTCCTTAAGTACATTCCTTTCGGGAGCGGAAGAAGAGGCTGTCCTGGAGCAAATCTTGCTTATGTCTCTGTAGGAACCGCGATTGGAGTGATGGTGCAATGCTTTGATTGGAAGATCAAAGGTGATAAGATCAACATGAATGAGTCTGCTGGAAAAATAGCCTTGACCATGGCTCATCCTCTTAAGTGCACTCTTGTTCCTCGAAACCCAACCCCAGTCCCTTTAACTTCAAGTATGCAAAGTCCCATCTCTTga
- the LOC104703518 gene encoding calmodulin-5: MADQLTDDQISEFKEAFSLFDKDGDGCITTKELGTVMRSLGQNPTEAELQDMINEVDADGNGTIDFPEFLNLMARKMKDTDSEEELKEAFRVFDKDQNGFISAAELRHVMTNLGEKLTDEEVDEMIKEADVDGDGQINYEEFVKVMMAKRRGKRVMTTKRSGNSADSKEKNGRRKSHCCIL; the protein is encoded by the exons atGGCAGATCAGCTCACCGATGATCAGATCTCTGAGTTCAAGGAAGCTTTTAGCCTATTCGACAAAGACGGAGAtg GTTGTATCACGACGAAAGAGCTGGGAACGGTGATGAGATCACTAGGACAAAACCCAACAGAAGCAGAGCTACAAGATATGATTAACGAAGTTGATGCTGATGGTAACGGAACCATAGACTTCCCTGAGTTTCTCAACCTTATGGCTAGGAAGATGAAAGACACTGACTCTGAGGAAGAGCTCAAAGAAGCTTTCAGGGTTTTCGATAAGGACCAGAACGGTTTCATCTCCGCTGCTGAGTTGAGACATGTTATGACTAACCTTGGTGAGAAGCTTACTGATGAGGAAGTCGATGAGATGATCAAAGAAGCTGATGTTGATGGAGATGGTCAGATCAATTATGAAGAGTTTGTCAAAGTTATGATGGCAAA gaGAAGAGGGAAGAGGGTTATGACAACAAAGCGTAGTGGCAATTCTGCTGACTCCAAAGAAAAGAACGGTCGCCGGAAAAGCCACTGCTGTATTCTCTGA
- the LOC104703520 gene encoding protein argonaute 4, giving the protein MDSTNGNGADLESANGANGSGVTDALPPPPPVIPPNVEPVRVKTELAEKKNLRVPMARKGIGTRGQKIPLLTNHFRVDVANLQGHFFHYSVALFYDDGRPVEAKGVGRKILDKVHETYHSDLDGKEFAYDGEKTLFTYGALPSNKMDFSVVLEEVSVARTNGNGSPNGNESPSDGDRKRLRRPNRSKNFKVEISYAAKIPLQALANAMRGQESENSQEAIRVLDIILRQHAARQGCLLVRQSFFHNDPNNCEQVGGNILGCRGFHSSFRTTQSGMSLNMDVTTTMIIKPGPVVDFLIANQNARDPYSIDWSKAKRTLKNLRIKVSPSNQEFRITGLSEKNCSEQMFELKKRNPNENGEFETTEVTVADYFRDTRHIDLQYSADLPCINVGKPKRPTYIPLELCALIPLQRYTKALNTFQRSALVEKSRQKPQERMAVLSKALKVSNYDAEPLLRSCGISISSNFTQVEGRVLPAPKLKMGCGSETFPRNGRWNFNNKQFVEPTKIERWVVVNFSARCNVRQVVDDLIKIGGSKGIDIAHPFQVFEEGNQFRRAPPLNRVENMFKDIQSKLPGVPQFILCVLPEKKNCDLYGPWKKKNLTEFGIVTQCMAPTRQPNDQYLTNLLLKINAKLGGLXNQLLKLHLLIATSVNRFNTLYVXSHGSPGQSDVPSIAAVVSSREWPLVSKYRASVRTQPSKAEMIESLVKINGTADDGIIKELLVDFYTSSNKRKPEHIIIFRDGVSESQFNQVLNIELDQIIQACKFLDENWNPKFLLLVAQKNHHTKFFQSSSPDNVPPGTIIDNKICHPKNNDFYLCAHAGMIGTTRPTHYHVLYDEIGFSPDELQELVHSLSYVYQRSTSAISVVAPICYAHLAAAQLGTFMKFEDQSETSSSHGGITAPGPISVAQLPKLKDNVANSMFFC; this is encoded by the exons ATGGATTCAACAAATGGTAACGGAGCTGATCTTGAATCAGCAAATGGAGCTAACGGGAGTGGGGTTACTGATGCATTACCCCCTCCGCCACCAGTTATACCTCCAAATGTGGAACCAGTTCGTGTTAAAACCGAACTTGCTGAGAAGAAGAACTTGCGAGTACCTATGGCTCGTAAAGGCATTGGAACAAGGGGCCAAAAGATTCCATTGTTGACTAACCATTTCAGAGTCGACGTTGCTAATCTTCAGGGCCATTTCTTCCACTACAGT GTGGCTCTTTTCTATGATGATGGTCGTCCTGTTGAAGCAAAGGGTGTTGGAAGAAAAATCCTTGACAAGGTGCATGAGACGTACCATTCCGATCTAGATGGTAAAGAGTTTGCTTATGACGGTGAGAAGACGCTGTTTACATATGGAGCTTTGCCTAGTAACAAGATGGATTTCTCTGTGGTCCTTGAGGAAGTATCTGTTGCAAG GACTAACGGAAATGGAAGCCCCAATGGGAATGAAAGTCCTAGTGATGGTGATAGGAAAAGACTGCGTAGGCCTAACCGGTCCAAAAACTTCAAAGTGGAAATCAGCTATGCGGCCAAAATTCCTCTACAAGCTCTTGCTAATGCAATGCGTGGACAAGAGTCAGAGAACTCCCAGGAGGCAATACGGGTTCTTGATATCATATTGAGGCAACATGCTGCTAGACA AGGTTGCTTGCTTGTTCGACAGTCCTTTTTTCACAATGATCCAAATAACTGTGAACAAGTTGGTGGTAacatcttaggatgtaggggaTTTCACTCCAGCTTCAGAACAACGCAGAGTGGCATGTCACTCAACATGG ATGTTACAACCACCATGATTATCAAGCCTGGCCCAGTGGTGGATTTCCTAATTGCTAACCAAAATGCGAGGGATCCATATTCGATTGACTGGTCTAAG GCTAAAAGAACGCTTAAGAATTTAAGGATTAAGGTCAGCCCCTCAAACCAAGAATTCAGGATCACCGGCTTGAGTGAAAAAAATTGCAGTGAACAGAT GTTTGAACTAAAGAAACGGAACCCAAATGAAAATGGGGAGTTCGAGACTACCGAAGTGACAGTTGCTGACTACTTCCGCGACACAAGGCATATTGATTTGCAATATTCTGCGGATCTGCCGTGCATCAATGTTGGGAAGCCAAAGCGACCGACTTACATTCCTCTTGAG CTCTGCGCCTTGATTCCACTTCAGAGGTACACAAAAGCACTCAACACATTTCAAAGATCTGCCCTTGTTGAGAAGTCCAGACAGAAACCCCAAGAGAGGATGGCCGTTCTGTCCAAA GCTCTGAAAGTTAGCAACTATGATGCTGAACCTCTTCTGCGTTCCTGTGGCATTTCGATCAGCTCCAACTTTACTCAGGTGGAGGGTCGTGTTCTTCCAGCTCCCAAG CTGAAAATGGGATGTGGATCTGAAACCTTTCCCAGGAATGGGCGGTGGAATTTTAATAACAAG CAATTTGTAGAGCCCACCAAAATTGAACGATGGGTTGTTGTCAATTTCTCTGCACGCTGTAATGTACGTCAAGTTGTTGACGATCTGATCAAAATTGGAGGATCAAAAGGCATT GATATTGCTCATCCCTTTCAAGTCTTTGAGGAGGGTAATCAATTTCGCCGTGCTCCTCCTCTTAATCGTGTTGAGAACATGTTTAAGGACATCCAGTCTAAACTCCCTGGTGTCCCACAATTCATACTATGTGTGCTCCCCGAGAAAAAGAACTGTGATCTCTATG GCccatggaagaagaaaaacttaacTGAGTTTGGCATTGTTACTCAATGCATGGCTCCCACACGGCAACCTAATGATCAGTATCTTACAAATTTACTTTTGAAGATTAACGCAAAG CTTGGAGGCCTAAANAATCAACTCTTAAAACTTCATTTGTTGATTGCTACTAGTGTTAATCGATTTAACACTCTTTATGTTTTNTCACATGGATCTCCTGGACAGTCTGATGTCCCGTCCATTGCTGCT GTGGTGAGTTCGAGGGAGTGGCCACTAGTCTCGAAGTATAGAGCATCTGTTCGGACTCAGCCTTCTAAGGCTGAGATGATTGAGTCCCTTGTCAAGATTAACGGAACTGCAGACGATGGCATTATCAA GGAGTTGTTGGTAGATTTCTACACCAGCTCGAATAAGAGAAAGCCAGAGCATATCATAATATTCAG GGATGGTGTGAGTGAATCGCAGTTCAATCAGGTTCTCAATATCGAACTTGATCAGATCATTCAG GCTTGCAAGTTCCTGGATGAGAATTGGAACCCTAAATTCCTCTTGTTGGTGGCTCAAAAGAATCATCATACCAAATTCTTCCAGTCTTCGAGCCCTGATAATGTCCCCCCAG GAACAATCATTGACAACAAAATATGCCATCCAAAGAACAATGATTTCTACCTCTGTGCGCACGCTGGAATGATT gGAACTACTCGTCCAACGCACTACCATGTCCTGTATGATGAGATTGGGTTTTCACCTGATGAACTTCAGGAACTTGTCCACTCGCTCTCCTATGT GTACCAAAGAAGCACCTCTGCCATTTCTGTTG TTGCTCCGATCTGCTATGCTCACTTGGCAGCTGCTCAGCTTGGGACGTTCATGAAGTTTGAAGATCAGTCTGAGACATCATCAAGCCATGGTGGCATCACAGCTCCAGGACCAATTTCTGTTGCACAGCTCCCAAAACTCAAAGACAATGTTGCCAACTCCATGTTCTTCTGTTAA
- the LOC104703521 gene encoding ETHYLENE INSENSITIVE 3-like 1 protein isoform X1: MMLHKVKEVDCGGRDMMMFNEMGMYGNMDFFPSSTPLDVCPLPQAEQEPVVEDVDYTDDEMDVGELEKRMWRDKMRLKRLKEQQSKCKEEGVDGSKQRQSQEQARRKKMSRAQDGILKYMLKMMEVCKAQGFVYGIIPEKGKPVTGASDNLREWWKDKVRFDRNGPAAIAKYQAENNIPGGSNDCNSLVGPTPHTLQELQDTTLGSLLSALMQHCDPPQRRFPLEKGVSPPWWPNGKEDWWPQLGLPNEQGPPPYKKPHDLKKAWKVGVLTAVIKHMSPDIAKIRKLVRQSKCLQDKMTAKESATWLAIINQEEVVARELYPESCPPLSSSSSLGSGSLLINDCSEYDVEGFEKEQPSFDVEERKPEIVMMNPPTSFGIAKMQQFPIKEEVATIGNLEFSRKRKQNNDMNVMIMDRPAGYTCENGQCPHGKMNLGFQDRSSRDNHQMVCPYRDNGVAYGASKFRVGEMRPQQSIDLSGFGVPENGQKMITELMAMYDRNVQSSQTPPPLMVNQSMTLDAKPAQNQQLSFNSGNQMFMQQGTNSMVNNRFQMVFDSTPFDMAAFDYRDDWQTGAMEGMGKQQQQQDASIWF, from the exons ATGATGCTTCataaa GTTAAAGAAGTTGATTGTGGTGGAAGAGACATGATGATGTTCAACGAGATGGGTATGTATGGAAACATGGATTTCTTCCCCTCATCCACACCTCTCGATGTGTGTCCATTGCCACAGGCTGAACAAGAACCAGTGGTTGAAGATGTCGACTATACCGATGATGAGATGGATGTGGGTGAGCTAGAGAAGAGGATGTGGAGAGACAAGATGCGTTTGAAACGTCTCAAGGAGCAGCAAAGCAAGTGTAAAGAAGAAGGTGTCGATGGTTCGAAGCAGAGGCAGTCACAAGAGCAAGCTAGGAGGAAGAAAATGTCTAGAGCGCAAGATGGGATCTTGAAGtatatgttgaagatgatggaAGTTTGTAAAGCTCAAGGCTTTGTTTATGGTATCATCCCTGAGAAGGGTAAGCCTGTGACGGGTGCTTCTGATAACCTGAGGGAATGGTGGAAAGATAAGGTCAGGTTTGATCGTAATGGTCCAGCTGCTATTGCTAAATACCAAGCTGAGAACAATATTCCTGGAGGGAGTAATGATTGTAACAGTTTGGTTGGACCAACACCTCATACCCTTCAGGAGCTTCAGGACACGACTCTTGGATCGCTTTTATCTGCGTTGATGCAACATTGTGATCCTCCACAGAGAAGGTTTCCTTTGGAGAAAGGAGTTTCTCCACCTTGGTGGCCTAATGGGAAAGAAGACTGGTGGCCTCAGCTCGGTTTGCCTAACGAGCAAGGTCCTCCTCCTTATAAAAAGCCTCATGATTTGAAAAAAGCGTGGAAGGTTGGTGTCTTGACTGCGGTCATCAAGCATATGTCGCCTGATATTGCTAAAATCCGTAAGCTTGTGAGGCAATCGAAATGCTTGCAGGATAAGATGACGGCGAAAGAGAGTGCTACTTGGCTTGCCATTATTAACCAAGAAGAGGTTGTGGCGCGAGAGCTTTACCCTGAGTCATGCCCTCCtctgtcttcttcatcatctttaggAAGCGGGTCGCTTCTCATCAATGATTGTAGCGAGTATGATGTTGAAGGTTTTGAGAAAGAACAACCTAGTTTCGATGTGGAAGAGAGAAAACCGGAGATAGTGATGATGAATCCTCCAACAAGCTTTGGGATTGCTAAAATGCAACAATTTCCCATAAAGGAAGAGGTTGCCACCATAGGAAACTTGGAATTCTCGAGAAAAAGGAAGCAGAACAACGATATGAATGTTATGATAATGGATAGACCAGCAGGTTACACTTGTGAGAATGGCCAGTGTCCTCACGGCAAAATGAATTTGGGATTTCAGGACAGGAGTTCAAGGGACAACCACCAAATGGTTTGTCCATACAGAGACAATGGTGTTGCATATGGAGCATCCAAGTTTCGTGTGGGTGAAATGAGACCTCAGCAATCGATCGACCTTTCAGGCTTTGGAGTTCCGGAAAACGGGCAGAAGATGATCACTGAGCTTATGGCTATGTACGATAGAAATGTCCAGAGCAGCCAAACTCCTCCTCCATTGATGGTAAATCAAAGCATGACCCTTGATGCAAAACCAGCTCAGAATCAGCAGCTGAGTTTCAACAGTGGCAATCAAATGTTTATGCAACAAGGAACCAACAGCATGGTTAATAATCGGTTTCAAATGGTGTTTGATTCCACACCGTTTGATATGGCAGCATTCGATTACAGAGATGATTGGCAAACCGGAGCAATGGAAGGAATGgggaagcagcagcagcagcaagatGCATCGATATGGTTCTGA
- the LOC104703521 gene encoding ETHYLENE INSENSITIVE 3-like 1 protein isoform X2, with product MMMFNEMGMYGNMDFFPSSTPLDVCPLPQAEQEPVVEDVDYTDDEMDVGELEKRMWRDKMRLKRLKEQQSKCKEEGVDGSKQRQSQEQARRKKMSRAQDGILKYMLKMMEVCKAQGFVYGIIPEKGKPVTGASDNLREWWKDKVRFDRNGPAAIAKYQAENNIPGGSNDCNSLVGPTPHTLQELQDTTLGSLLSALMQHCDPPQRRFPLEKGVSPPWWPNGKEDWWPQLGLPNEQGPPPYKKPHDLKKAWKVGVLTAVIKHMSPDIAKIRKLVRQSKCLQDKMTAKESATWLAIINQEEVVARELYPESCPPLSSSSSLGSGSLLINDCSEYDVEGFEKEQPSFDVEERKPEIVMMNPPTSFGIAKMQQFPIKEEVATIGNLEFSRKRKQNNDMNVMIMDRPAGYTCENGQCPHGKMNLGFQDRSSRDNHQMVCPYRDNGVAYGASKFRVGEMRPQQSIDLSGFGVPENGQKMITELMAMYDRNVQSSQTPPPLMVNQSMTLDAKPAQNQQLSFNSGNQMFMQQGTNSMVNNRFQMVFDSTPFDMAAFDYRDDWQTGAMEGMGKQQQQQDASIWF from the coding sequence ATGATGATGTTCAACGAGATGGGTATGTATGGAAACATGGATTTCTTCCCCTCATCCACACCTCTCGATGTGTGTCCATTGCCACAGGCTGAACAAGAACCAGTGGTTGAAGATGTCGACTATACCGATGATGAGATGGATGTGGGTGAGCTAGAGAAGAGGATGTGGAGAGACAAGATGCGTTTGAAACGTCTCAAGGAGCAGCAAAGCAAGTGTAAAGAAGAAGGTGTCGATGGTTCGAAGCAGAGGCAGTCACAAGAGCAAGCTAGGAGGAAGAAAATGTCTAGAGCGCAAGATGGGATCTTGAAGtatatgttgaagatgatggaAGTTTGTAAAGCTCAAGGCTTTGTTTATGGTATCATCCCTGAGAAGGGTAAGCCTGTGACGGGTGCTTCTGATAACCTGAGGGAATGGTGGAAAGATAAGGTCAGGTTTGATCGTAATGGTCCAGCTGCTATTGCTAAATACCAAGCTGAGAACAATATTCCTGGAGGGAGTAATGATTGTAACAGTTTGGTTGGACCAACACCTCATACCCTTCAGGAGCTTCAGGACACGACTCTTGGATCGCTTTTATCTGCGTTGATGCAACATTGTGATCCTCCACAGAGAAGGTTTCCTTTGGAGAAAGGAGTTTCTCCACCTTGGTGGCCTAATGGGAAAGAAGACTGGTGGCCTCAGCTCGGTTTGCCTAACGAGCAAGGTCCTCCTCCTTATAAAAAGCCTCATGATTTGAAAAAAGCGTGGAAGGTTGGTGTCTTGACTGCGGTCATCAAGCATATGTCGCCTGATATTGCTAAAATCCGTAAGCTTGTGAGGCAATCGAAATGCTTGCAGGATAAGATGACGGCGAAAGAGAGTGCTACTTGGCTTGCCATTATTAACCAAGAAGAGGTTGTGGCGCGAGAGCTTTACCCTGAGTCATGCCCTCCtctgtcttcttcatcatctttaggAAGCGGGTCGCTTCTCATCAATGATTGTAGCGAGTATGATGTTGAAGGTTTTGAGAAAGAACAACCTAGTTTCGATGTGGAAGAGAGAAAACCGGAGATAGTGATGATGAATCCTCCAACAAGCTTTGGGATTGCTAAAATGCAACAATTTCCCATAAAGGAAGAGGTTGCCACCATAGGAAACTTGGAATTCTCGAGAAAAAGGAAGCAGAACAACGATATGAATGTTATGATAATGGATAGACCAGCAGGTTACACTTGTGAGAATGGCCAGTGTCCTCACGGCAAAATGAATTTGGGATTTCAGGACAGGAGTTCAAGGGACAACCACCAAATGGTTTGTCCATACAGAGACAATGGTGTTGCATATGGAGCATCCAAGTTTCGTGTGGGTGAAATGAGACCTCAGCAATCGATCGACCTTTCAGGCTTTGGAGTTCCGGAAAACGGGCAGAAGATGATCACTGAGCTTATGGCTATGTACGATAGAAATGTCCAGAGCAGCCAAACTCCTCCTCCATTGATGGTAAATCAAAGCATGACCCTTGATGCAAAACCAGCTCAGAATCAGCAGCTGAGTTTCAACAGTGGCAATCAAATGTTTATGCAACAAGGAACCAACAGCATGGTTAATAATCGGTTTCAAATGGTGTTTGATTCCACACCGTTTGATATGGCAGCATTCGATTACAGAGATGATTGGCAAACCGGAGCAATGGAAGGAATGgggaagcagcagcagcagcaagatGCATCGATATGGTTCTGA